From Rhodobium gokarnense, the proteins below share one genomic window:
- a CDS encoding 2-keto-4-pentenoate hydratase gives MSSTEENIQKAADAIFDAHATKKPVAPIRDMLEDGDVDGAYAVQEINTKRWLEAGRKVVGRKIGLTSDSVQKQLGVDQPDYGMLFADMAVPEGEEVPTGTLIQPKVEAEIAFVIGKDLAEPDLTMSDLMSAIEYVLPAIEIVDSRISNWDIRILDTVADNASSGLYVLGTTPVKLDGLNLRSCGMVMTLKGEPMATGAGAACLGHPLNAALWLAKTMARVGRPLGAGDQIMSGALGPMVVARPGDVFEARITGLGSVRAQFAKGE, from the coding sequence GTGAGTTCCACTGAAGAAAACATCCAGAAGGCCGCAGACGCGATCTTCGATGCCCATGCCACCAAGAAACCCGTCGCGCCGATCCGCGACATGCTGGAAGACGGCGACGTCGACGGCGCCTATGCCGTCCAGGAGATCAATACGAAGCGCTGGCTGGAGGCCGGACGCAAGGTGGTCGGCCGCAAGATCGGCCTGACCTCCGACTCCGTCCAGAAGCAGCTCGGCGTCGATCAGCCCGACTACGGCATGCTGTTCGCCGACATGGCGGTGCCGGAGGGTGAGGAAGTACCGACCGGCACCCTGATCCAGCCCAAGGTCGAGGCCGAAATCGCCTTCGTCATCGGCAAGGATCTCGCAGAGCCGGACCTCACCATGTCCGACCTGATGAGCGCGATCGAGTACGTCCTGCCCGCCATCGAGATCGTCGACAGCCGGATTTCCAATTGGGACATCCGCATCCTCGACACCGTCGCCGACAACGCCTCCAGCGGCCTCTACGTCCTCGGCACGACGCCGGTGAAGCTCGACGGCCTCAACCTTCGAAGCTGCGGCATGGTGATGACGCTGAAGGGCGAGCCGATGGCGACCGGCGCCGGCGCCGCCTGCCTCGGCCATCCGCTGAACGCGGCCCTGTGGCTGGCAAAGACCATGGCCCGCGTCGGCCGACCGCTCGGCGCCGGCGACCAGATCATGTCCGGCGCCCTCGGCCCGATGGTCGTCGCCAGGCCCGGCGACGTCTTCGAGGCCCGCATTACGGGCCTCGGCTCCGTCCGCGCCCAGTTCGCCAAGGGAGAGTAA
- a CDS encoding 2-hydroxymuconic semialdehyde dehydrogenase yields the protein MSTQTALKAETAAVEIKHFINGEFVAGSGGETFDNICPLNGEKLGVIHKATKDDVDAAVSAARAALKGEWGRMPTAERVRLLYAVADEIDRRFDDFLAAEIADTGKPKSLAAHIDIPRGAANFKVFADVVKNVPTESFFLETPDGAGAMNYAVRKPKGVIGVISPWNLPLLLMTWKVGPALACGNTVVVKPSEETPMTTALLGEVMNAVGIPKGVYNVVHGHGPDAAGEFLTQHPGVDAITFTGETRTGEAIMKAAARGVRDVSFELGGKNPAIVFADCDFDAAIEGTMRSVFANCGQVCLGTERVYVERPIFDKFVATLKEKAENLKLGHSDDPETNLGPLISEEHRAKVKSYYDKAAAEGATVVTGGGIPEMGDLNGGWWVEPTIWTGLPDDSAIVTEEIFGPCCHIRPFDSEDEVLKLANDTPYGLAAAVWTGDVSRAHRVSRHLEAGIIWVNSWFLRDLRTAFGGSKMSGIGREGGVHSLEFYTELSNVCVKL from the coding sequence ATGAGCACACAGACAGCCCTCAAAGCGGAAACCGCCGCGGTCGAGATCAAGCATTTCATCAACGGCGAATTCGTCGCCGGCTCCGGCGGCGAGACCTTCGACAACATCTGCCCGCTGAACGGCGAGAAGCTCGGCGTCATCCACAAGGCAACGAAGGACGACGTCGACGCCGCGGTGAGCGCCGCCCGCGCCGCCCTCAAGGGCGAGTGGGGCCGCATGCCGACGGCCGAACGCGTCAGGCTGCTCTATGCCGTCGCCGACGAGATCGACCGGCGCTTCGACGACTTCCTTGCCGCCGAGATCGCCGACACCGGCAAGCCCAAGTCCCTCGCCGCCCACATCGACATTCCCCGCGGCGCCGCCAACTTCAAGGTTTTTGCGGACGTCGTGAAGAACGTGCCGACGGAAAGCTTCTTCCTGGAGACCCCGGACGGCGCCGGCGCCATGAACTACGCGGTGCGGAAGCCGAAAGGCGTCATCGGCGTCATCTCGCCCTGGAACCTGCCGCTCCTCCTGATGACCTGGAAGGTCGGCCCGGCGCTCGCCTGCGGCAACACCGTCGTGGTCAAGCCGTCGGAGGAAACCCCGATGACCACAGCCCTCCTCGGTGAGGTGATGAACGCGGTCGGCATCCCGAAGGGCGTCTACAACGTCGTCCACGGCCACGGCCCCGACGCCGCCGGCGAATTCCTCACCCAGCATCCCGGCGTCGACGCCATCACCTTCACCGGCGAGACCCGCACCGGCGAGGCGATCATGAAGGCCGCGGCCAGGGGCGTGCGCGACGTCTCCTTCGAACTCGGCGGCAAGAACCCGGCGATTGTCTTCGCCGACTGCGATTTCGACGCCGCCATCGAAGGCACCATGCGCTCCGTCTTCGCCAATTGCGGCCAGGTGTGCCTCGGCACCGAGCGGGTCTATGTGGAGCGGCCGATCTTCGACAAATTCGTCGCCACCCTGAAGGAGAAGGCGGAAAACCTGAAGCTCGGCCATTCCGACGACCCGGAGACCAATCTCGGGCCGCTGATCTCCGAGGAGCACCGCGCCAAGGTGAAGTCCTACTACGACAAGGCCGCCGCCGAGGGCGCCACGGTCGTCACCGGCGGCGGCATCCCGGAAATGGGCGACCTCAATGGCGGCTGGTGGGTCGAGCCGACCATCTGGACCGGCCTTCCCGACGACAGCGCCATCGTCACCGAAGAGATCTTCGGCCCCTGCTGCCACATCCGCCCGTTCGACAGCGAGGACGAGGTGCTGAAGCTCGCCAACGACACGCCCTACGGCCTTGCCGCAGCGGTCTGGACCGGCGACGTCTCCCGCGCCCACCGCGTCTCGCGGCATCTTGAGGCCGGCATCATCTGGGTCAATTCCTGGTTCCTGCGCGACCTCCGAACCGCCTTCGGCGGCTCCAAGATGTCCGGCATCGGCCGCGAGGGCGGCGTCCATTCCCTCGAATTCTACACCGAACTGTCCAATGTCTGCGTGAAGCTGTGA
- a CDS encoding 2Fe-2S iron-sulfur cluster binding domain-containing protein has product MTDDILDDHDASVSEWRSAIPDRTKLAPMETLKKDPACMADAAGTAPKTYRITFEGGDSFDCREGERVLAAMERARLRKIQVGCRGGGCGACRVQILQGDCDRLRMGKNHVDDAEAAAGFALSCRITPKSDMVLRNAVKTPVSRQKCA; this is encoded by the coding sequence TTGACAGACGATATTTTAGACGACCATGATGCATCCGTAAGCGAGTGGCGGTCCGCAATACCGGACCGGACAAAACTCGCGCCGATGGAAACGTTGAAGAAGGATCCGGCCTGCATGGCTGATGCCGCCGGAACGGCCCCGAAAACCTACCGCATCACCTTCGAGGGCGGCGACAGCTTCGACTGCCGCGAGGGGGAGCGGGTACTGGCCGCCATGGAGCGGGCGCGTCTGCGCAAGATCCAGGTCGGCTGTCGGGGCGGCGGCTGCGGCGCATGCCGGGTCCAGATCCTTCAAGGCGACTGCGACCGTTTGCGGATGGGGAAGAACCATGTCGACGACGCGGAGGCGGCAGCAGGCTTTGCCCTGTCCTGCCGCATCACGCCGAAGAGCGACATGGTGCTGCGCAACGCGGTCAAGACACCGGTATCGCGGCAAAAATGCGCCTGA
- a CDS encoding acetaldehyde dehydrogenase (acetylating) → MSNAKTKCAIIGSGNIGTDLMIKVMRTGKNIEMGAMVGVDPASDGLARAERLKVATTAEGIDGLIKMPVWDEIGVVFDATSAYAHKKHNDICIQYGKQMIDLTPAAIGPHCIPVVNMDEHLNEQNVNMVTCGGQATIPMVHAVARVSKSVPYAEIVASVASKSAGPGTRANIDEFTQNTARAIETVGGAHRGKAIIILNPAEPPLLMRDTVYVLSQGAEPEEIQKSVEEMAAEVQKYVPGYRLKQDVQFERFGDNNPIRFPGYGEFTGIKSTIFLEVEGAAHYLPAYAGNLDIMTSAALATAERWMDKTRDAEAA, encoded by the coding sequence ATGAGCAATGCCAAGACCAAATGCGCGATCATCGGCTCGGGCAATATCGGCACCGACCTGATGATCAAGGTGATGCGCACCGGCAAGAACATCGAGATGGGCGCCATGGTTGGCGTCGACCCGGCCTCCGACGGCCTTGCCCGCGCCGAGCGCCTGAAGGTGGCGACGACCGCGGAAGGCATCGACGGCCTCATCAAGATGCCGGTGTGGGACGAGATCGGCGTCGTCTTCGACGCCACCTCCGCCTACGCCCACAAGAAGCACAACGATATCTGCATTCAGTACGGCAAGCAGATGATCGACCTGACGCCGGCGGCGATCGGCCCGCACTGCATCCCCGTCGTCAACATGGACGAGCACCTGAACGAACAGAACGTCAACATGGTGACCTGCGGCGGCCAGGCGACCATCCCGATGGTCCATGCCGTCGCCCGGGTCTCGAAATCCGTTCCTTACGCGGAGATCGTCGCCTCGGTGGCGTCGAAGTCCGCGGGCCCCGGCACCCGCGCCAATATCGACGAGTTCACCCAGAACACCGCCCGCGCCATCGAGACCGTCGGCGGCGCCCACCGCGGCAAGGCGATCATCATCCTCAACCCGGCCGAGCCGCCGCTGCTGATGCGCGACACCGTCTATGTGCTGAGCCAGGGCGCCGAGCCGGAAGAGATCCAGAAGAGCGTCGAGGAAATGGCGGCCGAGGTGCAGAAATACGTGCCCGGCTACCGCCTCAAGCAGGACGTCCAGTTCGAGCGCTTCGGCGACAACAACCCGATCCGCTTTCCCGGCTATGGCGAGTTCACCGGCATCAAGTCGACCATCTTCCTGGAGGTCGAGGGCGCGGCCCACTACCTGCCCGCCTATGCCGGCAATCTCGACATCATGACGTCCGCAGCGCTGGCGACCGCCGAGCGCTGGATGGACAAGACACGCGACGCCGAAGCGGCCTGA
- a CDS encoding GlcG/HbpS family heme-binding protein — translation MKVVEPSTCLTFEAGLAAVEAAVRTGLAMERPINAAVVDTGGHLLAFLRAPGAPLHSISIAEDKAFTSASFGLATSKWGAVVAGDDMLRDGLMVRDRLVMFAGGLPISVDGRIVGGIGVSGASAEEDEICAMAGLKAIGLAPEK, via the coding sequence ATGAAGGTTGTCGAACCCAGCACCTGTCTGACGTTCGAGGCCGGCCTGGCCGCGGTGGAAGCCGCGGTCAGGACGGGCCTTGCGATGGAGCGGCCGATCAACGCCGCCGTCGTCGATACCGGCGGCCACCTGCTGGCGTTCCTGAGGGCGCCCGGCGCCCCGCTCCATTCCATTTCCATCGCCGAGGACAAGGCCTTCACCTCGGCAAGCTTCGGCCTTGCCACCTCCAAATGGGGCGCGGTCGTTGCCGGCGACGACATGCTGCGCGACGGCCTGATGGTCCGCGACCGCCTGGTGATGTTCGCCGGCGGCCTGCCGATCTCGGTCGACGGAAGGATCGTCGGCGGCATCGGCGTCTCCGGAGCCTCGGCCGAAGAAGACGAGATTTGTGCAATGGCCGGGCTGAAAGCCATCGGCCTTGCCCCCGAAAAATAA
- a CDS encoding catechol 2,3-dioxygenase: MALKGILRPGFIQLRVLDMDEALTHYIDRVGLNEVSRSDDGRVFLKGWDEFDRHSFILREADQAGIDLMAFKVDSDASLDDFTKRLNDYGVATDEVPAGEQPGVGRRIGFTIPSGHRIELYADIEMSATHPAIENPMIWPVEPRGMKATRFDHALLYGPNLDQVLDLFTNVLDFSLAEYVDTPDGKLAIWLTVSNKAHDIAFVNHAEPGKFHHAAFFLESWNDVGHAADIMTHYNISRDVGPTRHGITRGQTIYFFDPSGNRNEVYAGGYTYYPDNPTRRWSADQVGRGIFYYEGELNEAFLSVLT; encoded by the coding sequence ATGGCACTCAAAGGGATCTTGCGTCCGGGCTTCATCCAGCTCCGCGTCCTGGACATGGATGAGGCGCTGACCCACTACATCGACCGCGTCGGCCTCAACGAGGTCAGCCGCAGCGACGACGGCCGCGTGTTTCTGAAGGGCTGGGACGAGTTCGACCGCCACAGCTTCATCCTGCGCGAGGCTGACCAGGCCGGCATCGACCTGATGGCCTTCAAGGTCGACAGCGACGCCTCGCTCGATGATTTCACCAAACGCCTCAACGACTACGGCGTCGCCACCGACGAGGTGCCGGCCGGCGAGCAGCCGGGCGTCGGCCGCCGCATCGGCTTCACCATCCCGAGCGGCCACCGCATCGAACTCTATGCCGACATCGAGATGTCGGCGACCCATCCGGCGATCGAGAACCCGATGATCTGGCCGGTCGAGCCGCGCGGCATGAAGGCGACCCGCTTCGACCACGCCCTGCTCTACGGCCCGAACCTCGATCAGGTCCTCGACCTCTTCACCAACGTGCTCGACTTCTCGCTCGCCGAATATGTCGACACCCCGGACGGCAAGCTGGCGATCTGGCTGACGGTCTCCAACAAGGCCCACGACATCGCCTTCGTGAACCATGCCGAGCCCGGCAAGTTCCACCACGCCGCGTTCTTCCTGGAAAGCTGGAACGACGTCGGCCACGCCGCCGACATCATGACCCACTACAACATCTCCCGGGACGTCGGCCCGACCCGCCACGGCATCACCCGCGGCCAGACCATCTACTTCTTCGACCCGAGCGGAAACCGCAACGAAGTCTATGCCGGCGGCTACACCTACTACCCCGACAACCCGACCCGCCGCTGGAGCGCCGACCAGGTCGGCCGCGGCATCTTCTATTACGAAGGCGAGTTGAACGAAGCCTTCCTGTCGGTTCTGACCTGA